In the genome of Primulina eburnea isolate SZY01 chromosome 13, ASM2296580v1, whole genome shotgun sequence, the window GGGAAGTTAAAATTGGGGACCTTGGATTGGCAACCATCATGCAGCAGCCTACTGCTAAGAGTGTCATTGGTATACTGCTATATTCctgtttttataaattaaatgaaCAGAGTATCAGAATTGCTTACTTCCTGAGTTGTTTTGTCAGGGACACCGGAATTCATGGCTCCAGAGCTTTACGAAGAGGATTATAATGAACTAGTTGACATATATTCTTTTGGAATGTGCATACTGGAAATGGTTGCTTTGGAATATCCTTACGCTGAATGCAAAAATCCAGCTCAAATATATAGGAAAGTTACATCAGTAAGTTCACTTATCTACTTCTTTGGATCTTGCTTTGTGACAGATTATGCCAAAGTATCCTAAGGTAGTATACTATTTTCATAGGGTATCAAACCTGCTTCTCTTGGCAATGTGGCTTCTCCTGAAGTCAAAGAATTCATAGAGAAATGTTTGGTTCCAGCTTCTCAAAGGTTGTCTGCAAAGGAACTTCTTAAAGACCCGTTTCTTCAAATTAATCATGCAAAAGAAAGCCTTCATGATTCATTATACATGCCTAGAGAAGTTCCCCATTCTGTGAGATTAATGAACTGCGGTCCTCGTTCTATGGATATAGATTCTGAACATACTCTGCCTGTGAGTTCGGACTCTAATTGCATGACTCCTACTCCTTCTGTGCTGGAGTTTCAACGTTTACACGAGAACAATGAATTTAGGTTGAAGGGGAAGAAAAATGATGACAACTCCATTTCATTAACCCTCCGCATCAGTGATCAGGGTGGTAAGCATGAAATTGCCTAGTTTTTCTACACTATTTGGTCTATTCTATGCTACATTGGCAAATACTCCCCATATGGCTTATACTGTTGGGATTTATTGTCTCTCGTGTATTTTATGTCGACCAACAATTTCTTTGAACCATCAAAAGGTGCATGTTAAGAGAAAAGTGATGTGTACTTGGACCAAACTACTTTTGCAAATTTGGACTGAGCCTTTTGTTTTCTAATGCAGGCCGTGTGAGGaatatacattttcttttctaCCTCGATTCAGACACAGCGCTTGCAGTTGCAGCAGAGATGGTTGAGCAGTTAGAGTTAGCCGACCATGATGTGGCTTTCATTGCTGACATTATTGATTTCCTAATAATAAGAATCTTACCCAACTGGAAGCCTTCATTTGATTGTCACTCCAGTGGAGAGATAAGTGCAACTGCAAGTGGCCTAACATTGATCAGAGATCAGTGGGAGGGGTCACCtcctgattgtccagctgagtTGATGGTCAAACAAGGTGATGGATTTGAATTTCAAATGGATTCTCGAATTTGTCGACAACGACAACATGATCAGGCTGATTTGTCAAGTAATTCCAGTTTTGTGTCATCTTATGGAGCATTTATTATGTCTCCATGTTTTATGCCTACAAGAACTGTTAAATTTTCGGATGGATCGCTGACTTGTGAGGCTGCGGGTGAAGTTTCTTCAATAAAGAATGATAATGTTTCTAAAGATTATAATGTAGAAATCTCTGAGATGGAGTTTAGGGATTTATATTACGACTGTGTAATGCATGAATTTGGGAATAGCAGTTTAGAATGTCCATCGCTGGACCAGCAACGTAGAGTTTCCAAAGCAGGGAGCCTGACAAGCAGTTGTTCGAGTTTGACTCTGCTTGATGCAGATCCTGAAATTCATTTGAAATTGGAGCTTGATGCAATTGAAACACAATACCAACAATGGTTTCAAGAACTTTCCAGGATGAGGTACGAGGCCATGGAAACGACCAAGAAGAGATGGATGACTAGAAAGAAGGTGGATTTTCATTGAACGGGAATGGTGGTTAGTTTATTCGGTTCTTTTCCATTCTCGTATCTGAGTTCTAAAATTTTATGTTTGAAGATTTCCGATGAGAGTCTGTTTTTTTCTCTTTCTGCTCTTTTGTTGGCAAGTGAGGAGCCTTTTGGAACCTCCTTGTTTGGATGCGGCTTCCTTTGTAGACTGCTATTAAATTATGTTTTATGAGATTGTACATTCTTGTTAATCTGCAGTTTTCCACGCATGATCTACAAGAAAACAGAACACCAACATGGAGCTTATTGACAAACTTGGGTTCGAGCTCACAAACTAATATTGTGACTTGAGCTATAGCAAATATGTTTCTGAAGCTAAAATGAGCATATCTTGAGTCTGTGAGGTAATCTACGAGTCCACTTTGCGAGTTTGATCTTGACTCATTTGCACTCGTGTCCATCTACTTTTTCAAgttgaaaatgatgatattggTAGACAACACCACACCTTCCTAACTTTTTCATATTAAAATCAGATAACAATTGAGGTTTAATTTATATGGCCAATGGGTTTTGCACTCTATAAAGGCGACCCTCTTGCATTCCAGATTTAGGGATGTGCGGACAATAAATGATCCATATCGCCTTCCATGAAAATAAGTATTTGCAAGACCTCTGTCTGTGTGTACCTCCACATTGAAAGCCATttcttaattattaaaatagtgGAACCCTTTAAAGAATCCCGTATCCCTTTGGTGGCCAAATTTTTACTTGATTATAATAACACCGTTAAGTTGCTCGCAATTATCACTCTATCTTTATTTTATCTCCGTTTTGCTTTGTTCATCAAgtatttttccttttttgttTTCTTGCTCATTATCGTTAATTTGTCCGAGCGTACCACGATAAACAAAGATTATAATTTAATCTCTCGAATACATTTTGGAAGATGGGAGATAATTCGATCGGTCCAAGACTTTACAGCTGATACAGATGCAAAAACCCTGTTGCTCTTCATGATGATATCGTTTCAAAAGGTTCCAGGTGAAGCAATCCATGCTTATATATTACGTGTCTTAATTCTCTCCATTAATCTCTTCAAATATTGCGATTGCTTTGAAATGAAAACCATTCATCTTCAGTATCATCATCTGGCTCAAAATTATGATTGGAAGAAAAGCTGAGGGTTGTTGAGTTACCACAACTGACTATATATggtcaacaaaataataaagAAGAAGTGTCTCTAATTagcttcaatttttttattttgacccGAATGAACTTGTTACTTGTTTACATTTTCTGACTCAGTCGCGAAACGGGTGAGCTAGCTTTTCTTTTCTGGCACGGAGTTTCATCAGCAATAATGATAGATTTCATTTACCAAGCTATCAGAAGAAGTAAATGCTCGCTTGGATAAATAATCTTCGTGAGAAACCAATTTTCTATATGGTGCGAACATCACTTCTATGTTAGCTGGTTTGGCATAAGCTTCTCCCCAACCCACGTCGTACAAAATAGAAATATCACCTCACTCCCATCCCAA includes:
- the LOC140809832 gene encoding serine/threonine-protein kinase WNK8-like isoform X1 gives rise to the protein MSTSGGFGFPPSIGYCNENLSGYSVNCGGYDQADVDYLEACPRARYVRYNEVLGKGAFKTVYKAFDQLDGRECAWNRVKIDDVLRSPEDLEKLYSEVHLLRQLKHENIITFYDAWIDDKKKTINMITELFTSGSLRQYRKKHRSVDMKAVKNWARQILRGLDYLHSQNPPVIHRDLKCDNILVNGNCGEVKIGDLGLATIMQQPTAKSVIGTPEFMAPELYEEDYNELVDIYSFGMCILEMVALEYPYAECKNPAQIYRKVTSGIKPASLGNVASPEVKEFIEKCLVPASQRLSAKELLKDPFLQINHAKESLHDSLYMPREVPHSVRLMNCGPRSMDIDSEHTLPVSSDSNCMTPTPSVLEFQRLHENNEFRLKGKKNDDNSISLTLRISDQGGRVRNIHFLFYLDSDTALAVAAEMVEQLELADHDVAFIADIIDFLIIRILPNWKPSFDCHSSGEISATASGLTLIRDQWEGSPPDCPAELMVKQGDGFEFQMDSRICRQRQHDQADLSSNSSFVSSYGAFIMSPCFMPTRTVKFSDGSLTCEAAGEVSSIKNDNVSKDYNVEISEMEFRDLYYDCVMHEFGNSSLECPSLDQQRRVSKAGSLTSSCSSLTLLDADPEIHLKLELDAIETQYQQWFQELSRMRYEAMETTKKRWMTRKKVDFH
- the LOC140809832 gene encoding probable serine/threonine-protein kinase WNK4 isoform X2, translating into MMCCAHLKIWKNCTLRYRKKHRSVDMKAVKNWARQILRGLDYLHSQNPPVIHRDLKCDNILVNGNCGEVKIGDLGLATIMQQPTAKSVIGTPEFMAPELYEEDYNELVDIYSFGMCILEMVALEYPYAECKNPAQIYRKVTSGIKPASLGNVASPEVKEFIEKCLVPASQRLSAKELLKDPFLQINHAKESLHDSLYMPREVPHSVRLMNCGPRSMDIDSEHTLPVSSDSNCMTPTPSVLEFQRLHENNEFRLKGKKNDDNSISLTLRISDQGGRVRNIHFLFYLDSDTALAVAAEMVEQLELADHDVAFIADIIDFLIIRILPNWKPSFDCHSSGEISATASGLTLIRDQWEGSPPDCPAELMVKQGDGFEFQMDSRICRQRQHDQADLSSNSSFVSSYGAFIMSPCFMPTRTVKFSDGSLTCEAAGEVSSIKNDNVSKDYNVEISEMEFRDLYYDCVMHEFGNSSLECPSLDQQRRVSKAGSLTSSCSSLTLLDADPEIHLKLELDAIETQYQQWFQELSRMRYEAMETTKKRWMTRKKVDFH